The Neodiprion virginianus isolate iyNeoVirg1 chromosome 5, iyNeoVirg1.1, whole genome shotgun sequence genome contains a region encoding:
- the LOC124305809 gene encoding cyclin-T isoform X4 yields MCLQYKPTVVACFCIHLACKWSNWEIPQSNEGKHWFWYVDRSVTSELLQQLTAEFLHIFDKCPSRLKKKIMSISANQSPNMSHASLSNSPYDLEARKIQSPVSALDGGPTFQLNRTHHTERSDDKKNTSSLGRPPVDYREHREKKERERLEREKAATTVQGHSHHHKPVPSGAQIMGKHSVPQTGQKPHAHHNHHHLKPAPQLPASQYPSSSRHSGYSQTQRESSRDPARQRMPREYNSSSGTSGGTVFTHGGHSVPVSENSGGSAMIDPMLGRNDQGITGETSSQDKQGSNNSHGVPHTVHYLTDNKHLQPVGTEKRQYDPARHKPPDHRKEESQKLYSKYAGEGSRVDRQKKQPDILEQRCEEVRKLIEKPLPLSLTTQKSKEEYPTNMSTKQSHHHGKVQGNPVVVLNQMKGQSFGGREKSPGNPASAGQQMLSKSKPMQGQYSGHHGVAQIMKETVRNGNAGSPGSTTTPMPLSIDDIKTDKKPRPEELERIPAVYLSTHQTPPGSKHRSLFSPEKSVPNVRESSSHSQRAKPKQKTPPSAARTIKQEPISMKQEPIDLVSPFASPPGALHHPGDHPAMSFKRGVNELAATSSSHKRHRASSVCEPEQPPRVRGEDAGGLDAVKSLGRIPELIQPIRDNSTPSNGKSASVASDLKPPELIKPFEPEPQGATSATNTSSLITQGSAMIQQPLSNGYDPSRLIRQDFNEKREPEHPEYLPPLKSARSISALLQENTPPPIPSLLQQQMQQQQLQQQQQIDAPSIERVSEAPAGASATVQSAQVPVTQPVATAAAEEKRSEHHKSEKKKKKEKHKHKDRDKGKEERKHKHKHKDREKEKHHRDKERSGEDPLTNPPTSGSTTVPIKITIPKDKINLGGGGDASLTHTPSEGSSLKIKIPKERLKGGENTGGGEAQVQAPLKIKIRTGPGIGNNSNEGRKRERDSDAASPTGGVPPPKKHSQAVTGGSTMILAAGNYQQQPRQQGLGERQQNGRHYTGGNTTGNNKEKHSSSSSSSSSYYKTSSKSSTQHSSHPT; encoded by the exons ATGTGTCTTCAGTATAAGCCGACAGTTGTTGCTTGCTTCTGCATTCACCTTGCCTGCAAATGGTCCAATTGGGAG ATACCGCAAAGCAACGAGGGAAAACATTGGTTTTGGTACGTTGACAGGTCGGTAACATCTGAACTGCTTCAGCAGTTGACCGCAGAGTTTCTTCACATATTCGACAAATGCCCATCGAGGctcaaaaagaaaatcatgaGCATATCTGCAAACCAGAGTCCAAACATGAGCCATGCCAGCTTGTCGAATTCACCTTAC gATCTGGAGGCTCGCAAGATTCAGTCTCCGGTCTCCGCCTTGGATGGAGGACCAACTTTCCAGTTAAATAGAACGCATCACACGGAGCGTTCGGATGACAAGAAAAACACTTCATCTTTGGGAAGACCGCCGGTCGACTACCGCGAGCATAGAGAGAAGAAGGAACGGGAACGTTTGGAGCGTGAAAAGGCTGCCACGACAGTTCAGGGTCACTCTCATCATCACAAACCAGTTCCATCCGGTGCTCAGATTATGGGAAAACACTCTGTGCCCCAGACGGGTCAAAAACCACACGCGCATCACAATCACCACCACCTTAAGCCCGCTCCTCAGCTTCCAGCGTCACAGTATCCCTCATCCTCGAGGCATTCCGGATACAGTCAGACCCAGAGAGAATCTAGCCGCGATCCTGCGCGGCAAAGAATGCCCAGGGAATATAATTCGAGCAGCGGAACAAGCGGAGGGACAGTTTTTACTCATGGAGGACACAGCGTACCTGTTTCCGAAAATTCCGGGGGGTCAGCTATGATCGATCCCATGTTGGGAAGAAACGACCAGGGAATTACCGGCGAAACCTCCTCGCAGGATAAACAGGGAAGTAACAACAGCCACGGCGTTCCTCACACGGTTCACTATTTGACTGACAACAAACACCTTCAGCCTGTCGGCACTGAGAAGCGACAATACGATCCAGCGAGACACAAGCCACCTGATCACAGAAAGGAGGAATCGCAGAAACTGTACAGCAAATATGCCGGGGAAGGTTCCAGAGTCGATAGACAGAAGAAACAGCCGGATATATTGGAACAGAGGTGCGAAGAGGTGAGGAAGCTGATTGAAAAACCTCTGCCGTTATCATTAACGACTCAGAAAAGCAAAGAGGAGTATCCCACAAATATGAGCACTAAGCAGTCGCACCATCACGGTAAAGTGCAAGGGAATCCCGTTGTTGTTTTGAACCAGATGAAGGGGCAGTCGTTTGGAGGGCGGGAAAAATCGCCCGGAAACCCGGCGTCGGCAGGCCAACAGATGCTCAGTAAATCGAAGCCCATGCAGGGACAGTATTCCGGTCATCACGGCGTTGCTCAGATCATGAAGGAGACCGTCCGAAACGGAAACGCTGGATCACCGGGATCGACAACAACACCAATGCCCCTCAGTATCGACGATATTAAAACAGACAAAAAACCAAGGCCTGAGGAATTGGAACGAATTCCCGCGGTGTATTTGTCTACTCATCAAACACCGCCTGGATCTAAACATCGATCGCTATTCAGCCCTGAGAAATCAGTACCGAATGTAAGAGAGTCGTCGAGTCATTCGCAGAGGGCGAAACCTAAGCAGAAAACACCACCGTCCGCAGCTAGGACCATAAAGCAGGAACCGATTAGTATGAAGCAAGAACCAATCGACCTCGTATCTCCTTTCGCCAGTCCTCCTGGAGCTTTGCATCATCCCGGCGATCATCCGGCTATGTCTTTTAAAAGAGGCGTCAACGAACTCGCTGCCACGTCTTCGTCGCACAAGAGACACAGAGCATCATCTGTGTGTGAGCCGGAACAACCGCCTAGGGTTAGAGGCGAGGATGCAGGTGGACTCGACGCCGTGAAAAGTCTTGGAAGAATCCCAGAACTGATACAGCCTATCAGAGATAACTCTACTCCGTCGAATGGTAAGAGTGCCTCTGTTGCGAGCGATTTGAAGCCTCCAGAACTCATAAAACCCTTCGAACCAGAACCTCAGGGCGCCACTAGTGCTACGAATACGTCCTCCCTAATTACCCAAGGCTCTGCTATGATTCAGCAGCCACTCTCCAATGGGTACGATCCGTCCAGATTGATCCGGCAAGACTTTAACGAGAAGCGGGAACCCGAGCACCCGGAATATTTGCCACCGCTGAAGTCTGCGAGAAGCATAAGCGCTCTGCTCCAAGAAAATACACCGCCGCCGATACCCTCACTGCTTCAACAGCaaatgcagcagcagcaattacagcagcagcagcaaatTGATGCTCCGTCGATTGAGAGAGTTTCCGAAGCGCCTGCGGGAGCCTCTGCGACGGTGCAAAGTGCTCAAGTACCCGTAACGCAACCTGtcgcaacagcagcagcagaagaGAAGAGGTCTGAGCACCACaaaagtgaaaagaagaagaagaaggaaaagcACAAACACAAGGACAGGGACAAGGGGAAGGAGGAGCGGAAACACAAGCACAAACACAAAGATCGCGAAAAGGAGAAACACCACAGGGACAAAGAGAGGAGTGGGGAAGATCCGTTGACAAATCCACCCACCTCCGGCTCTACGACTGTACCTATTAAGATCACTATACCGAAAGACAAGATAAACCTCGGTGGCGGCGGGGATGCCAGTTTGACGCACACGCCCTCCGAGGGCTCCAGCCTTAAGATAAAGATACCGAAAGAGCGTCTTAAGGGGGGGGAAAATACCGGAGGTGGTGAAGCTCAGGTCCAGGCGCCTCTCAAAATCAAGATACGGACGGGACCTGGGATTGGGAATAATAGCAACGAGGGGAGGAAACGCGAACGTGATTCCGACGCTGCTAGTCCGACAGGCGGCGTGCCGCCGCCCAAGAAACACTCGCAGGCCGTGACGGGCGGCTCGACGATGATCCTCGCAGCCGGAAACTATCAGCAGCAGCCGCGTCAGCAGGGACTCGGCGAAAGGCAGCAAAATGGCCGGCACTACACGGGGGGAAACACTACCGGAAACAATAAG